The DNA segment GAGAGCGTCCCGTGCGGGGCGAAGCGGCGGCGTGAGCCTGTCGTGGACCGCACGGGAGTGAGAATGCAGACATGAGTAGCGAGAGCGGGGTGAAGATCCCCGCCGCTGGATGACCAAGGGTTCCGGGGCCACGTTCATCGTCCCCGGGTTAGTCGGGTCCTAAGGCGAGGCCGACAGGCGTAGTCGAATGGACGAACGGGTCGATATTCCCGTACCGGCTTTGGACCGACCGGTCCGAGACCGGGTTGCTAACCTCCGTTCCGGTTCCGTGCCCTCCTTCGGGTGGGTGTGGGTCCGGCGCGTTGGGAACCGCCCGGCAGTAGGGCAGCGCAGGAGTGACACGGACGGGTAGCCGGCCGCGGAGGTGGTTTTCCGTGGTCAAGCACGCAGCCCGTCGCACAGGCAAATCCGTGCGGCGTGTGGGCGAGGTGCGATGATGGGGCCCTTATGGGCCGATATCCGGTGATCCCTGCCGTCGAGAAAAGCTTCGGCGCGAGGGCCAATGCCGCCCGTACCCCAAACCGACACTGGTGGTCAGGTAGAGAATACCAAGGCGATCGAGCGAATCCTGGTCAAGGAACTCGGCAAATTGCTCCCGTTCCTTCGGTTTAAGGGAGACCCCCTGCTGTGAACGGGCTTGCCCCGGGAGCGGCGGGGGGTGGCACAGGCCAGGGGGTAGCGACTGTTTACCAAAAACACAGGTGCATGCGAAGGCGAAAGCCGCTGTATATGCACTGACGCCTGCCCGGTGCCGGAAGGTTAAGAGGATCCGTCAGCCCTCGGGCGAAGCGGTGAATTCAAGCCCCGGTAAACGGCGGTGGTAACTATAACCATCCTAAGGTAGCGAAATTCCTTGTCGGGTAAGTTCCGACCTGCACGAATGGCGTAACGACTTCCCCACTGTCTCGACCAGGAGCTCGGCGAAATTGCAGTACGAGTAAAGATGCTCGTTAAGCGCAGAAGGACGAAAAGACCCCGGGACCTTTACTATACCTTGGTATTGGCATTCGGTGTGGATTGTGTAGCATAGGCGGGAGGCTACGAGTCATGGGCGCCAGCCCGTGAGGAGCCGTCGTTGAAATACCGCTCTGTTCGCATTGGATGTCTAACCTCGAGCAGTCATCCTGCTCAGGGACAGTGCCTGGCGGGTAGTTTAACTGGGGCGGTTGCCTCCCAAAGAGTAACGGAGGCGCTCAAAGGTTCCCTCAGCCCGGTTGGCAATCGGGTGGCGAGTGTAAGCGCACAAGGGAGCTTGACTGCGAGACTGACGGGTCGAGCAGGGACGAAAGTCGGAGCTAGTGATCCGGTGCCGGCGTACGGACGCGGCATCGCTCAACGGATAAAAGGTACCCCGGGGATAACAGGCTGATCATTCCCAAGAGTCCATATCGACGGGATGGTTTGGCACCTCGATGTCGGCTCGTCGCATCCTGGGGCTGGAGCAGGTCCCAAGGGTTCGGCTGTTCGCCGATTAAAGCGGCACGCGAGCTGGGTTCAGAACGTCGTGAGACAGTTTGGTCTCTATCCTCTGCGCTCGTTGGAATCCTGAGGAGGCCTGCCCATAGTACGAGAGGACCTGGGTGGACGAACCTCTGGTATGCCGGTTGTCGCGCCAGCGGCACGGCCGGTTGGCTACGTTCGGAAGGGATAACCGCTGAAAGCATCTAAGCGGGAAGCCTGCTCCGAGATTAGGATTCCTCGCGGCCTCGGGCCGCGCGACCCCCCATGTAGAACACGTGGTCGATAGGCCGGACGTGGAAGCCCCGCAAGGGGTGGAGCTGACCGGTACTAACGGGGGAAAGGCAATCATACTCCATCATCCGGGTCCCGGGTGGTGGCCCGTATTGCGTCCTTCGGATGATTCCCCGCGGCAGGGAGCGTCCGGAATGCGTCACAAGACAGTTTTTCGCGTCCATTGTCCGGTTCCCGGACCGTCACGGTCCGATCCCCCCGGGGTCCTTCCCGGGGAAGGTCGACAAGATTTGCGGCGGCCATGGCCAGGGTGAGACGCCCGGTCCCATTCCGAACCCGGAAGCTAAGGCCCTGCACGGCGATGGTACTGCACCCGAGAGGGTGTGGGAGAGTAGCGCGCCGCCGCTTTCACACGATACGGTTCCCCCCGGTCGAGCCCCCACGGGCTCCCGGGGGGATCCTCTTTCCCCCCACGCACGCGCGCGGGCGGGCCGGACGACGCAGCCCGGACCCCGCGGGGTTTCCGGGCGGACGGTCAGAGGAAGCTTTTTGGACTTCAGCCCGCGTGTGTCTCATGTATCAAAGCGGTTAGACTGATCTTATGGCAAGAGTTACAGTGTATGATATTGCGGAAAAGGCTGGGGTATCTACCGCAACGGTGTCTTTCGCCTTCAGGCATCCTGACAAAGTAAAGGATGATACCAAGGCCAGAATTCTCAGGATTTCAGAGGAGCTTGGGTACGTTCCCAGCGGCAATGCGCGCGGCCTCGCCAGAGGCAGAACCGGCACGTTGGGCATATACGCGTTCGACATGCTGTTGGAGAGGCCCCAGGGCAGCGGCCTCGAGGAAGACCGACCCGACGCATCCTCTGCGACGGTCAACGCGTCTGTGGACGGCGACGAACCAGATGTCCTCGCATATCCCTTGTACGTAGACGAGGTGCTCCGCGGCTTCGAACTCGAATGCTGGAAGAGCGGGAAGGGCATACTCATGGGTGCCGCCTCGAAAAAGGATGATCACAGATCTGTAACGGATATCGCCGGTTGCGTTGATGGACTGGCGCTGATGCCAAGCGGATATAACGATATGCTCCCTCTTTCCATGTTGGCGAAGACCATTCCGCTGGTAATGGTGGGTGTGGGCGATGAAAAACTGCCTGCCGCATACCTGCAATGCGATAACGCATCGGGCATAAGACAGATTGTTGACCATCTTGTCGAAGTTCACCATATCAACGATATGGCATTCGTCGGTGACGTCAATGGTGGTGGAGCGTGCGCGAGCGGTACCGACACTGATGACGTCGTCTTGCGTTATGACGCGTTTAAAAAATACCTCGAGGAACGCGGGCTGGACTCCAGAGGGGCTCTGTTGGATGACTCTTTCGCCACGTCTGATGAATATTTGGTTAGTGTGTGTGAGGCGATAGAATCTAATCGCTTGCCGCAGGCCTTGGTGTGCGGCACTGATCAGACGGCTTTTGACGTGATTAGACTGCTCGTGGATTCTGGAATCCGTGTCCCTGAAGACGTCATCGTCACTGGCTTTGACGGCATTTTAGCGGGTAGGCTGATGACTCCACACCTAACGACCATCCGTCAGCCTATGGAGGAGCTGGGACGCAGGGCCGCGCGGATGCTGCTTTCCAGGAATGGGAAGCCCTGGGAAAAACCGGAAAAACTAATATTGCCTGTTCGCCTCGTCGTGCGTGGCAGCTGTGGATGCGGCTGATGGAATAAAACTCAGAAGTGCGGAGCATTATTGGTGTGTCTTCTTGACTGAAAACAATCTATGCGCTTAAATATAAGTATCAGTCTAACCGCTTAGATTGATACTTATATTTATAAGGAGTTTCAATGATGAAATCATTTTTCAGGGCGTCTGTCGCGACGGTCGTAAGTGCGGTCATGGTTATCGGCATGTCCTCGTGTGGGCGATCCGAAAGCGGCGCAGATTCCGATTCCGATGCGGTCAAGACCATCAATTCAAGCAAGGCCACCGGCGACCTGACTATCTGGGCC comes from the Bifidobacterium angulatum DSM 20098 = JCM 7096 genome and includes:
- a CDS encoding LacI family DNA-binding transcriptional regulator, producing the protein MARVTVYDIAEKAGVSTATVSFAFRHPDKVKDDTKARILRISEELGYVPSGNARGLARGRTGTLGIYAFDMLLERPQGSGLEEDRPDASSATVNASVDGDEPDVLAYPLYVDEVLRGFELECWKSGKGILMGAASKKDDHRSVTDIAGCVDGLALMPSGYNDMLPLSMLAKTIPLVMVGVGDEKLPAAYLQCDNASGIRQIVDHLVEVHHINDMAFVGDVNGGGACASGTDTDDVVLRYDAFKKYLEERGLDSRGALLDDSFATSDEYLVSVCEAIESNRLPQALVCGTDQTAFDVIRLLVDSGIRVPEDVIVTGFDGILAGRLMTPHLTTIRQPMEELGRRAARMLLSRNGKPWEKPEKLILPVRLVVRGSCGCG